TCGCCATCCAGTTCGCGGGCTCGAAGAAGTCCCTCGCCTCCGGACTGCCCATGGCCAGCGTCCTGTTCGGCGCGCACGCCTCCCTCGCCGTGCTGCCGCTGATGCTCTTCCACCAGATGCAGCTGATGGTGTGCGCGGTGATCGCCAAGCGCCGCTCGCACGACCCCGTCCCCGGGGAGACCGCGGGGGTCAGCGCGCCGGAATCAGCCGCAGCGTCACGAACCTCGGTCGGTACAGCGACACGTTCCGGTTGAGCTGCGCCGAAGCGGCCGCTGTCTCCAGCCAGTTGACGTCGTAGCTGAGCACCAGCCGTCCCCCGCCGCTGAGTTCGAGGTGCGCCTGCGGGTTGTAGGCGGCGACCTGGCCCGAGGGCAGGGGCGGAGTGAAGTCCTTCTCCGGACCGTGCCACGGTCCGGTGGGAGAGCAGGCCCAGTACGAGGTCACGGCAGCGAGCCCCTTCGTCCCCGCCGCCATGGTGAACAGCACGTACGTCCCGTCCTGCCGTACGACGGAGAAGGCGCTGCCCACTCCGGTGCGCCGTCCGTCCCCGAGCACCGGGCGCGGGCGGGCGCCGGTCGTCCAGGCCGAGCCGTCCCAGTACTCCCAGGCGCCCGGCTCCGCGAGCCCGCCCTCCGGCACCCGGGCCACGTACGCCGACGACGCGGAACGGGACGCGGCCTGGCCGTCGTCGCCCCCGAAGACGTACGTCCACTCGCCGTCCTCGATCAGCGTCGTGCCGAACAGCACCCGACGGGACGGGTCCTTGACCCGCTGCTCGTCGAGGACCTTCGTGATCGACTCGACGCGCAGGTCGGGCAGCGAGAGCGTGGCGACCTCGGTGGCGGTCGGGACGCCGTAGATCCAGGGGTACTGGCCGGAGGTGCGCACCCACAGCAGGACCCGGAGGACCTGTTCGTCCGAGCCGGGGGAGCGGGGTTCGACGCGGGCCGCTACCGGCCAGCGCCACTGGTTCGGGCCGGGGTCCGGGAACAGGGGGGCGGGGAGGGTGGTCTCCAGGCGGCCGTGGCGCATCAGCACGGCCGAGTTGCGCACCAGGGGCGCGGTGGTGTCGCGCCAGGCGTGCGGCTCGCCGAAGGGGTTGGGAGGGCCGTACACCTGGCCGAGGTAGGTGTCGGAGAACAGCCACAGCAGCCGTCCGTCGGGCAACCGCACCGAGTGGGTTCCGTCGCCGCCGGTCCAGTCGTCGCCGCGGGTGGCGTCGTCGCCGTAGCGGGCGAACTCGGCGGTGAGCCGGTCGTCCGCCGACCAGGAGCCGACGGTGCGCGGTGTGCAGTCGCCGGCGTCCCGCCCGTCGCCGTCCGGAAGAGCGGTGATCAGCACGGCTCCGAGCACCAGCGCCAGCAGCAGACCGACGCCGGTGCCGGTTCGCTGTCGTGCTCGTGCGTCCTCGGGCACGGTTCGCGACGTTAGCGGCTGTCGCTCACCTGGTCCATGGGCAACCACAGGACGGTGTCCGACGTGGCGGCGTCCGAGCCGGTGAAGAAGAGGTCGTCCGCGGAGTCCCCGCAGCTGAGGACCCGCCCCTCGGCGAACACGAGCAGGGTGCCGCCGGCGGTACGGACGATCACCGGGAAACGGAAACAGGCGTAACCGGGGTCACGGTCCGCCCTGAAGAGGATCTGCTGCTCGAACCGCGGTGCGGAAGAGGGGGGTTGGGCGTGAGCGGTGCCCGCTGGAGCGAGCGGGGCGAGCAGGGCAAGGCGGTGGTCACGGAAACGGCGGTCAGGGAGGTTCTCAGACGTGCGCGACTCGACGGCACGGGCGCCCTCCGCACCTCGCGCCTCACAAGAACCCCGCGCGTGTCCCGTCACGGATGGAGTACGACTTTTCCGAGGTTGCGCCGCGCCTCGATCACCCCGTGCGCCTCCGCCGCGTCCTCCAGGGCGAACTTCCCGTGCACGACGGGCCGGAGGTCGCCGTCCAGGAACATCCGCCACAGCTCCCGCCGCCACCGCTCGTACAACTCCGGCCGCTCACGGGCGATCCGGCCCATCTGGAAGCCCGTCACCGACTTGGCGCCGACGAGGAGGTCGTACGCCTGGATCGTCCCGCCGCCCGAGCTGTACGCCACCAGCCGCCCGCCCGGGGCCAGGGCGGCGATTGCCGGGGCGAGCAGCTCGCCGCCGACCGCGTCGAGGACGTAGTCGACGGGATCTCCCCAACTGCCGTCCCGGTACAGGGCGGTGGCGTCGGCGCCGAGCGAGCGCACGAAGTCCGCCTTGGTCGGGTCGGAGACCGCGCCCACGACCCGGGAGGCGCCCCGGGCCCGCGCGAGCTGCACCGCGAGGTGGCCGACCCCGCTCGCTGCCGCCGTGATCAGCGCCGTCTCTCCCGGCTCGGGGCGCGCCGCCTCCAGTGCGCCGAGTGCGACCAGGCCGCTGCGGACCAGGGCGACCGCGTCGACCGCCGAGGCTTCGTCGGGGACCGGGGAGGCCATGGCCTCGTGCAGCAGCGCGAAGTCGGCGTAACCGTGGCCGAAGCACAGCCCCGTGACGCGTTCACCGGGACGGAAGCGGGCGACCCCGGCGCCGACGGACACGACCTCACCGGCGAGCTCGCCCCCGAGCGGCACCGGTTCCGCCGCCTCGGGGACCTTGCGGACGACGGGGAGCGTGACGCCGACCGCCTCGCAGCGCACGAGGAGCTCGCCCGGGCCCGGCTCGGGGACCGGCACCTCCTCCAGGAACAGCGGGCCACCCGTGGACCCGTAACGGACGCGACGCATCGACCGACCTCCCATGGATTCATTGGACTTCCCAACGATAAGTTGCCGGTCGTTGGGAAGTCCAACGAATAGTGGCTAGGGTGGCCGCATGGCCGAAGCACCCCTCCCCGTGATCCGCTCCCTCCCCAGCTGGCTCCTCGGACGCGCCGCCGCCCGCGGACGGGCCCTGGTGGCCGAGGCACTGGCCACCGAGGGCTTGAAGATGTGGCACCACGTGGTGCTCTCCGCCGTCCGCGACCTCGCCCCCGTCGCCCAGGCCGACCTCGGCCGCGGGGTGCGGCTCGACCCCAAGGACCTGGTCGGCGTCCTGAACGACCTCCAGTCCGCCGGTCTCGTCCTGCGCGAACCGGACCCCGGGGACCGCCGCAAGAACGCGGTGACCCTCACGGACCAGGGGGCACGGCTGCTGAAGCGCTGCGAGAAGGCCGCCCGCCAGGCCAACGACGAGCTGCTCGCCCCCCTCTCCACGGCCGAACGCGACCAGTTCATGAGCCTGTTGATCCGGATCTCCGGCACGGAGGGCTGATGGCGGATAACGTTCCGTCATGACCGGACCCCTCGCGCTCGATCCCGCACGCAGCGCCCTCGTACTCGTCGATCTGATGGACCGCATCGTCGCGCTGCCCCTGGAACCCCGCAAAGGCACCGAAGTCCTCACCGCCGCCGAGGAGTTGGCGACCGCCTTCCGCACGGTCGGTGCACCCGTCGTGCTCGTGCGCGTCGAACGGCCCGGCGTCACTGACCAGCCTCCCGGAAGCGGGCTCGTGACCGGTCTCGCCCGCCCCGGCGACATCGAGATCGTGAAGCGGACCATCGGTGCCTTCCAGGGCACGGGCCTGGACGCGCGTCTTCGCGAACTCGGCGTCGCCACGCTCGCGTTCGGCGGGATCGCCACCAATCTCGGCGTGGAGTCCACCGCCCGCGCCGCCCTCGACCTCGGCTACGACCTCGTCTTCGTGGAGGACGCCATGGCCGCCTTCACCGCCGCCGAGCACGAGTCCTCGGTGCGGCTCGACTTCCCGCGCCTGGGCACGGTGGTGACGGCGGATCAGGTCCGCTTCGTCGCGAGCTGAACGCTCGGACCAGGACCGTCCCGCGCCGGTGCTGGCCCGGACCACCCCGGGCTCGACCGCGTTGACCCGGGTCGGGGCCGGCGCCAGGTCCGGCGAGGCGGTCAGCTCTGGGCGGCCGTTGCCTCCAGGGCGAGCCGGTGTTCTCCCGCGTACACGTTCATGGAGTGGCCGCGGAGGAAGCCGACGAGGGTGAGGCCGGTTTCGGTGGCGAGGTCGACGGCCAGGGAGGAGGGTGCGGAGACGGCGGCCAGCATGGGGATGCCGGCCATGACGGCCTTCTGCGCGAGTTCGAACGAGGCCCGCCCGGAGACGAGAAGGATGACGCGGTTCAGGGGGAGAGTGTCGTTCTGGAGGGCCCGGCCGACCAGCTTGTCGACGGCGTTGTGGCGGCCGACGTCCTCGCGTATGTCGAGCAGTTCGCCGTGTTCGGTGAAGAGGGCGGCGGCGTGCAGGCCCCCGGTCCGGTCGAAGACCCGTTGGGCTGCGCGGAGCCGGTCGGGGAGGCTCGTGAGCAGCTCGGGTTCGACACGGACCGGGGGAGTGTCGTTGATCGGCCAGCGCGTCGTCGTACGCACCGCGTCGAGGCTCGCCTTGCCGCACAGGCCGCAGGAGGAGGTCGTGTAGACGTTCCGTTCGAGCGTGATGTCGGGGATCACCACCCCGGGGGCTGTCTTCACGTCGACGACGTTGTACGTGTTCGAGCCGTCGGTGGTGGCGCCGGCGCAGTAGATGATGTTGTGCAGGTCGCTGTGTTGGGCGAGGACGCCTTCGCTGACGAGGAAGCCGGCGGCGAGGGCGAAGTCGTCGCCGGGGGTGCGCATGGTGATCGCGAGGGGTTTGCCGTTGAGGCGGATCTCCAGTGGTTCCTCGGTGACCAGGGTGTCCGGGCGGGAGGAGACCGCCCCGTCGCGGATGCGGATCACCTTGCGTCGTTCCGTGACTCGTCCCATATGTGTCTCAGTCCCGGTTCTGTACGTGCGGGGTGGTGACCTTCACGATCTCATTGTCCTGCACATGGAGGGGGAGGTCGCAGCCTCACTCCGAAATACTGTCTACAGTATGCTCCTCCTTTTCGGTAAGGATGCACGCGCGACCCGTCGACCGTTCGTCGCGTCCGGGATACCGCTCATCGCATACGGTCGACGCGCCGCCTTTTCAACCAGCTTGTTTGTTCCTACCGTCCGGGATCATGAGTCCCCCTGTCGCGCCCCCGGGTTGGAGCCGCTGGCTCGTCCCCCCGGCCGCCCTCTCGGTCCACCTCTCCATCGGCCAGGCGTACGCCTGGTCCGTGTTCAAGCCGCCGCTCGAGTCCGCGCTCGGTCTCAGCGGCACACAGAGCGCACTGCCCTTCCAGCTCGGCATCGTGATGCTCGGTCTGTCCGCCGCGTTCGGCGGCACGCTCGTGGAGCGCAACGGGCCGCGCTGGGCGATGACAGTGGCGCTGATCTGCTTCTCGTCCGGCTTCCTCCTCTCCGCGCTGGGCGCGGCCACCGAGCAGTACTGGCTGATCGTCCTCGGCTACGGCTTCGTCGGCGGCATAGGCCTCGGCATCGGCTACATCTCCCCGGTCTCCACCCTGATCAAGTGGTTCCCGGACCGGCCCGGCATGGCCACCGGCATCGCCATCATGGGCTTCGGCGGCGGCGCGCTCATCGCCTCGCCCTGGTCGGCGCAGATGCTGGACTCCTTCGGCTCCGACAGCTCCGGGATCGCGCTGGCGTTCCTCGTGCACGGGCTGTCGTACGCCGTCTTCATGCTCCTCGGGGTCCTCCTGGTGCGCGTGCCGCGCAGCGAGAAGCCGGTCGAGAGCGCGCCCAGCGCTTTCGAAGGGCCGCAGGTCTCGGCGCGCAACGCCGTGCGCACGCCTCAGTTCTGGTGTCTGTGGGTCGTGCTCTGCATGAACGTGACCGCGGGCATCGGCATCCTGGAGAAGGCCGCGCCGATGATCACGGACTTCTTCAAGGAGACGTCGACCCCGGTCTCGGTGTCAGCGGCGGCCGGCTTCGTCGCCCTGCTGTCGGCGGCCAACATGGCCGGCCGGATCGGCTGGTCGTCGACGTCCGACCTGATCGGACGGAAGAACATCTACCGCGTCTACCTGGGCGTGGGCGCGGTGATGTACGGGCTCATCGCCCTGTTCGGCGACTCCTCCAAGCCGTTGTTCATCCTGTGCGCGCTGGTGATCCTGTCCTTCTACGGCGGCGGCTTCGCGACGATCCCCGCCTATCTGAAGGACCTCTTCGGCGCCTACCAGGTCGGCGCCATCCATGGCCGGCTGCTCACCGCCTGGTCCACGGCCGGCGTCCTCGGACCGCTGATCGTGAACTGGATCGCCGACCGGCAGGAGGACGCGGGCAAGAGCGGGGCCGCCCTCTACGGCCTGTCGTTCGTGATCATGATCGGGCTGCTCGTCGTCGGCTTCGTCGCCAACGAGCTGGTCCGCCCCGTCAGCGCCCGCCACCACATTCCCGCACCGAGGGAGGCAGCCGATGTCGCAGTCCGACAGCAGTCAGAGTCCGCCTGACCGCCGCCCGCTGATCGCCCTCGCCTGGGTGTGGGTCGGCGCACCGCTCGCCTACGGGCTCTACGAACTCGTACAGAAAGCGACGCAGCTGTTCACCGGGTGACTGTTCGGAAGGTGTTCGGGCGTCCGAGGGTGTGACGGAAGCCGACAACTCGGGCGCCCGATTCCTGTGGCCTTACGCGCCCGCGTACCCGTGAGTCACTGATCAGACTGGAGGATCCCTACCCAAGGCAACGAGGGGACCCTCCATGAACGGCTCGCGGATCGCCGCAGTCGGCCACTACCAGCCCGCCAAGGTACTCACCAACGAGGACCTGGCGGGCCTGGTCGACACCAGCGACGAGTGGATCAGGTCCCGGGTGGGGATCCGGACCCGCCACATCGCCGGTCCCGACGAGCCGGTCGACGAGCTCGCCTCGCACGCCGCCGCCAAGGCGCTGGCCTCGGCCGGGCTCGCCCCCGCCGACATCGACCTGGTCCTGGTCGCCACCTCGACCGCCGTCGACCGGTCCCCGAACATGGCCGCCCGGGTCGCGGCCCGGCTCGGCATCCCCTCGCCGGCCGCGATGGATGTCAACGTGGTGTGCGCCGGCTTCACCCACGCGCTGGCCACCGCTGACCACACGGTCCGGGCCGGTGCGGCGACCCGGGCACTGGTGATCGGCGCCGACAAGATGTCGGCGGTGACCGACTGGAGCGACCGCACCACCTGTGTCCTCGTCGGCGACGGGGCGGGTGCGGCGGTCGTCGAGGGGGCCGACGTGCCCGGTATCTCTCCTGTGCTGTGGGGATCGGTGCCGGAGATGGGGCACGCCGTGCGGATCGAGGGCGAGCCGGCGCGGTTCGCGCAGGAAGGGCAGAGCGTCTACCGCTGGGCGACCACCAAGCTTCCGGCGCTGGCCCGGCAGGCCTGCGAGCGCGCCGGGCTCACCCCCGAGGACCTCGCCGCGGTCGTGCTGCACCAGGCGAACCTGCGGATCATCGAGCCGCTCGCGGCGAAGATCGGCGCGGTCAACGCCGTGGTCGCCCGTGACGTCACCGAGTCCGGGAACACCTCGGCGGCCAGCATTCCGCTCGCGTTCTCCAAACTGGTCGAGCAGGGCGAGATCTCGACCGGGGACCCGGTGCTGCTCTTCGGGTTCGGTGGGAACCTGTCGTACGCCGGACAGGTCGTCCGCTGCCCGTGAGGTGCGGGATGTGACGAGGTCGACTCGGTGTTCACCTGGCTCCTGTGCGCCGTAGACTGTAGACAAAAGGCAACTGGTAGGGGTGTCCGAGGGTGTCCGCCCGCCGAGGAGGGGGACCGCGATGTTGTCGACAGGTCTGCCGCAGGGAGCCGTGCCGAAGCTCGAGCGTCCCGGTCCGCTGCGCGATCGCGTGTACGAGGCGCTGCTCGAACTGATCACGACGCGGGCTCTGCAGCCGGGTCAGCATCTGGTGGAGAGTGAGCTGGCCGGGCATCTGGGGGTGTCGCGGCAGCCGGTGCGTGAGGCGTTGCAGCGGTTGAACACTGAGGGCTGGGTGGATCTGCGGCCTGCTCAGGGTGCGTTCGTGCATGAGCCGACGGACGAGGAGGCTGATCAGCTTCTGACCGTGCGGACGTTGTTGGAGGCCGAGGCGGCTCGGCTGGCGGCGGCGAACGCGGGCAGTGCCGGTATCGCCGTGCTGGAGGAGTTGTGTGCGCAGGGTGAGCGTGCGGTCGCCGCGGACGACGTGGATGCCGCGGTGGCTCTGAACGCCCGACTGCACGCCACGATCATGGAGTTGGCGGGCAACGCGGTCCTGGCGGAGCTGGCGGGGCAGGTGGATCGCCGGGTGCGCTGGTACTACACGCCGATCGCCCGGCAGCGCGGCCGGCAGTCCTGGATCGAGCACCGTGAGCTGATCGCCGCGATCGCCGACCGCGACCAGCGGCGGGCCACCGAACTGATGCGGGAGCACACCGAGCACACGCGGACGTCGTACCACGCACGCCGACGCTCGTAGTCACCTCACCGGAACGCGTCCGCGTGGTCCCGGGCCCAGCGGGCGAAAGTGCGCGGCGCCCGCCCCGTGACCTGCTCCACCGTGGGCAGCACCACCGACTCGTCCAGGGTGCCGTCGACGAAGAAGCCGAAGAAGGCGTCGACATATGGTTTCGGCACGCCGGCCGCCTCCATCTCCGCGCGTGTCTCCTCGTGCTCCAGTCCCACCGCACGCAGGTCCCGGCCCAGCGTCTCGCCGAGGATCCGGACCCGGTCGGCGGGCAACAGCGCCTCGGGGCCGGTGACTTCGAGAACGCGGCCCGCGAACTCGTCCGACAGCAGGGCCCGGAGAGCGACCTGGGCGATGTCGTACGGGTCGATGTCGGTGGTCCGCGCGTCCGGGAAGGGCACCCGGACCGTGTCGCCCTCGCGGATCCGGTCCGCGAGCCGGAGCGCGTTGGTCATGAAGGTCGTCGGGCGGACGAACGTCCATGCCAGGCCCGAGTCGCGTACGGCGTCCTCCGCGTCCAGCAGATAGCCGGCGACCGCGTTGTCCCGGTCGCCGGTGCCCGCCGACAGGCCGGAGAGCAGGACCACGCGACGCACGCCCGCGGCTCGCGCGTCCGCCAGAATCTGCCGCTGGCCGCCGTACCCGGGCATCAGGAACAGCCCTCGTACGCCGTCCAGTGCGGCCCGTACGGTCTCGGGCCGGTTCAGATCTCCCGCCACGGCCTCCACGCCCGCCGGTAACCCCTCGCTCCGCCCGGACCGGCTGACCGCCCGCACCCGCTCGCCGGACTCCGCCAGCGCACGCGCGAGTTCGGCCCCCACGTTCCCTGTCGCACCCGTCACCAGAAACATGTGCTGCCCTCCCTTGAGCCCATCCTGCGGGGCCGGGTGCCGGGACACCAGAGTGCGACAGGCCTTTGTCCTGCGAGTGGAGAAAGTCGGCATCAATCTGTGCACAGCTTCTTCCCAGGTTCGGCAGCCGCTGCTACGTTCCCCTCGAAAGCCCGGCAACTGGTGGCCGAATGAGGCGGGGAGGGGCTCGTGAGACGCATGACGGCACGACCCGCGAACGCGCATCAGGCCCGGCTGCTCAAGCTGTTGCGCGACGGAGGACCCAACTCCCGTGCGCAACTGGGCGATCAGGTCGACCTGTCACGGTCCAAGCTGGCCGTGGAGGTGGACCGTCTGCTGGAGACGGGCCTGATCGTGGCCGACGGACTCGCCGCATCCCGCGGCGGGCGCCGCTCCCACAACATCCGGCTCGCCCCCAATCTGCGTTTCCTCGGCGTGGACATCGGCGCGACCTCGGTCGACGTCGCCGTCACCAACGCCGAACTGGAGATCCTCGGTCATCTCAACCAGCCCATGGACGTCCGCGAGGGCCCGGTCGCGGTCTTCGAGCAAGTCCTGTCCATGGCCGCGAAGTTGAGGGCCTCGGGGCTCGCGGAGGGTTTCGACGGCGCCGGCATCGGCGTCCCGGGACCGGTCCGCTTCCCCGAGGGCGTACCGGTGGCTCCGCCGATCATGCCGGGCTGGGACGGCTTCCCCGTACGGGAGGCGCTCAGCCAGGAACTCGGCTGTCCGGTCATGGTCGACAACGACGTGAACCTGATGGCGATGGGGGAGATGCACGCGGGCGTCGCACACTCCGTGGGCGACTTCCTCTGCGTGAAGATCGGCACCGGCATCGGCTGCGGCATCGTCGCCGGCGGTGAGGTCCACCGCGGGGTGACGGGCAGCGCGGGCGACATCGGGCACATCCAGGCCGTGCCCGACGGACGCCCGTGCGCCTGCGGCAACCGGGGCTGCCTGGAAGCCCACTTCAGCGGGGCCGCCCTCGCCCGGGACGCCGTGGAGGCGGTCGAGCAGGGGCGCTCCGAGGAACTCGCCGCACGCCTCGCGGCGAACGGCAGTCTGACCGCGGTCCACGTCGCCGCCGCCGCTGCCGCCGGTGACGCCACCGCCCTCGACCTGATCCGTGAGGGAGGCAACCGGACCGGCCAGGTCATCGCCGGACTGGTCAGTTTCTTCAACCCGGGCCTGGTGGTGATCGGCGGCGGGGTGACCGGCCTCGGCCACACCCTGCTCGCCGCGATCCGCACCCAGGTCTACCGCCAGTCACTGCCGCTGGCGACCGGCAACCTGCCCATCGTTCTGGGGGAGTTGGGACCCACCGCCGGAGTCATCGGCGCGGCCCGGCTCATCAGCGACCACCTGTTCTCACCCGCGTAAGCCACTTCTCGGTACGGCACTGTCCGCCACGGCACCTTCTGACACGCCCCTCCAGCACAGCGCTCCTGCTTCGCCCTGCCCTGAAACCGGCCCGCACGCCCGCCAAGGGGACCTCATGGCACCAGAACCACCGCTGCTCAGCATGTCCGGCATCACCAAGTCGTTCCCCGGAGTCCGGGCCCTCGACGGCGTGGACCTCGATGTCCAGGCCGGCGAAGTGCACTGTCTGCTCGGCCAGAACGGGGCCGGGAAGTCCACCCTCATCAAGGTGCTGGCCGGCGCCCACCAGCCCGACACCGGCCGCCTGCGCTGGCGCGGCGAGGAGGTCACGCTCCGCTCGCCGATCGCCGCCATGCGCCTCGGCATCGCCACCATCTACCAGGAACTCGACCTGGTGGAGCACCTGTCCGTGGCCGAGAACGTCCACCTCGGCCACGAACCCACGGCCGCGGGGTTCGTCGTACGGGGCAAGGCGGCTCGTCGGTCGACAGCCGCACTGCTACGACGCCTCGGGCACCCGGAGATCGATCCGGCGCGCCTGGTCGGGGAGTTGCCGGCGGCACAGCAGCAGATCGTGTCCATGGCGCGAGCCCTCTCCCACGACGTACGGCTGATCGTGATGGACGAACCGTCCGCCGCCCTCGACCCGGACGAGGTCGACAACCTCTTCCGGATCGTCGGCGACCTCACCGCCGAGGGCGTCGCCGTCGTCTACATCTCCCACCGCCTGGAGGAGATCCGGCGGATCGGGGACCGGGTGACCGTCCTCAAGGACGGCCGGGCCGTCGCCGTCGGACTGCCCGCGAAATCGACGCCGACGCGAGAGGTCGTGGCGCTGATGACGGGCCGCAACGTCGAGTACGTCTTTCCGGACCGGCCGACGGCTCCCGGGAAGGGCGAGAGGCCGCTGCTCGAAGTCCGAGGGCTCAGCAGACAGGGCGAGTTCGAACCCCTCGACCTCGTGGTCCGCCCCGGAGAGATCGTCGGCCTCGCCGGACTCGTCGGATCGGGACGCTCCGAGATCCTGGAGACGGTCTACGGCGCCCGGAAGCCCACCACCGGTCAAGTCCTCGTGGACGACAAGGCGTTGAAGCCGGGAAGTGTGCGAGCAGCCGTCCGCGCCGGGATCGGACTGGCCCCCGAGGAGCGCAAGGCGCAGGCCCTGCTGATGCTGGAGTCGGTCACCCGCAACGTCTCCGTCTCCTCCATGTCCCGCTTCTCCAGGGCCGGTTGGATCGACCGGGCCGCCGAACTCGGCGCGGCCCGGGCGGCGACCCGCGAACTGTCGTTGCGGCCCGACAACCCCTCCGTGCCGATCCGCACCCTGTCCGGCGGCAACCAGCAAAAAGCGGTCCTGGCCCGCTGGCTGCTGCGCGGCTGCCGGGTCCTGCTGCTCGACGAACCCACCCGGGGCGTCGACGTCGGCGCCCGCGCCGAGCTGTACGCGGTCGTTCGCCGACTGGCCGACGAAGGCCTGGCCGTGCTGCTGGTCTCCAGCGAGGTCCCCGAGGTGCTCGGCCTCGCCGACCGCGTCCTGGTGCTCCGCGAGGGCCGTGTCGTGCATACGGCGCCCGCCCGTGAGCTCGACGAACACCGTGTACTCGACCTCGTCATGGAAGGAAGCCCGGCGTCATGACGCAACATGTGTCCCCGCCCAGGGGAAGCGCCGACAAAGTGCCTCCGGCGAGCGAATCGTTCGCGTGGCGAGGGGTGTTCGCCCGCGCCGACGTCCGCACCCTCTCCCTCCTCGGCGTGCTCGCCGTACTGATCCTCATCGGCGGCATCACCAAGCCCGACGAGTTCCTCGACACCCGCAACCTCCAACTCGTCCTCACCCAGGCCTCGGTGATCGGTGTCGTCACCGTCGGCATGACCTTCGTCATCACCTCCGGCGGCATCGACCTGTCCGTCGGCGCGATCGTCGCCCTCGCCTCGGTGTGGGCCACCACCGTCGCCACCCAGGAGTACGGCTTCGCGGGCATCCTCTTCACCGCGGTGATCGTCGGAGTCGGCTGCGGCCTGGTCAACGGACTGCTCATCGCGTACGGCGGGATGGTCCCGTTCATCGCCACGCTCGCCATGCTCGCCTCGGCCCGTGGACTCGCCCTGCAGATCACCGACGGCAGGACGCAGATCGTCTCGATCGACAGCGTGCTGGATCTCGGAGAGCGCGACGCGTATGTCCTCGGCATCCCTCCGCTGGTCCTCGTCTTCGCGGTCGTGACGATCATCGGCTGGCTGGTGCTGAACCGCACCACCTTCGGCCGCCGCACGGTCGCCGTCGGCGGCAACGCCGAGGCCGCCCGGCTCGCCGGCATCGACGTCCGCCGTCAGCGCCTCTACCTCTACCTGCTGTCAGGACTGTGCTGCGGCATCGCCGCCTTCCTGCTGATCATCCTGTCCGGCTCCGGCCAGAACACCAACGGCAACCTCTACGAGCTCGACGCCATCGCCGCCGCGATCATCGGCGGCACCCTGCTCAGCGGGGGCCGCGGCACCATCACCGGCTCCGTGCTCGGTGTCCTGATCTTCACCACGATCACCAACATCTTCGCCCTGAACAACCTGCAGAGCGACGTCCAGCAGATCGCCAAGGGCGCGATCATCGTCGCCGCCGTGCTGGTCCAGCGCCGTACCGCAAGCACGACCTGAGGAAAGGGTTCACCGCCATGCCACAGCACACGAGCCGCTTCACCAGTCGCAGAGGGCTGCTCT
This portion of the Streptomyces canus genome encodes:
- the fdhD gene encoding formate dehydrogenase accessory sulfurtransferase FdhD; its protein translation is MGRVTERRKVIRIRDGAVSSRPDTLVTEEPLEIRLNGKPLAITMRTPGDDFALAAGFLVSEGVLAQHSDLHNIIYCAGATTDGSNTYNVVDVKTAPGVVIPDITLERNVYTTSSCGLCGKASLDAVRTTTRWPINDTPPVRVEPELLTSLPDRLRAAQRVFDRTGGLHAAALFTEHGELLDIREDVGRHNAVDKLVGRALQNDTLPLNRVILLVSGRASFELAQKAVMAGIPMLAAVSAPSSLAVDLATETGLTLVGFLRGHSMNVYAGEHRLALEATAAQS
- a CDS encoding isochorismatase family protein; translation: MTGPLALDPARSALVLVDLMDRIVALPLEPRKGTEVLTAAEELATAFRTVGAPVVLVRVERPGVTDQPPGSGLVTGLARPGDIEIVKRTIGAFQGTGLDARLRELGVATLAFGGIATNLGVESTARAALDLGYDLVFVEDAMAAFTAAEHESSVRLDFPRLGTVVTADQVRFVAS
- a CDS encoding MFS transporter small subunit; the encoded protein is MSQSDSSQSPPDRRPLIALAWVWVGAPLAYGLYELVQKATQLFTG
- a CDS encoding MarR family winged helix-turn-helix transcriptional regulator; this translates as MAEAPLPVIRSLPSWLLGRAAARGRALVAEALATEGLKMWHHVVLSAVRDLAPVAQADLGRGVRLDPKDLVGVLNDLQSAGLVLREPDPGDRRKNAVTLTDQGARLLKRCEKAARQANDELLAPLSTAERDQFMSLLIRISGTEG
- a CDS encoding OFA family MFS transporter, translated to MSPPVAPPGWSRWLVPPAALSVHLSIGQAYAWSVFKPPLESALGLSGTQSALPFQLGIVMLGLSAAFGGTLVERNGPRWAMTVALICFSSGFLLSALGAATEQYWLIVLGYGFVGGIGLGIGYISPVSTLIKWFPDRPGMATGIAIMGFGGGALIASPWSAQMLDSFGSDSSGIALAFLVHGLSYAVFMLLGVLLVRVPRSEKPVESAPSAFEGPQVSARNAVRTPQFWCLWVVLCMNVTAGIGILEKAAPMITDFFKETSTPVSVSAAAGFVALLSAANMAGRIGWSSTSDLIGRKNIYRVYLGVGAVMYGLIALFGDSSKPLFILCALVILSFYGGGFATIPAYLKDLFGAYQVGAIHGRLLTAWSTAGVLGPLIVNWIADRQEDAGKSGAALYGLSFVIMIGLLVVGFVANELVRPVSARHHIPAPREAADVAVRQQSESA
- a CDS encoding quinone oxidoreductase family protein, with amino-acid sequence MRRVRYGSTGGPLFLEEVPVPEPGPGELLVRCEAVGVTLPVVRKVPEAAEPVPLGGELAGEVVSVGAGVARFRPGERVTGLCFGHGYADFALLHEAMASPVPDEASAVDAVALVRSGLVALGALEAARPEPGETALITAAASGVGHLAVQLARARGASRVVGAVSDPTKADFVRSLGADATALYRDGSWGDPVDYVLDAVGGELLAPAIAALAPGGRLVAYSSGGGTIQAYDLLVGAKSVTGFQMGRIARERPELYERWRRELWRMFLDGDLRPVVHGKFALEDAAEAHGVIEARRNLGKVVLHP
- a CDS encoding DUF4185 domain-containing protein, yielding MPEDARARQRTGTGVGLLLALVLGAVLITALPDGDGRDAGDCTPRTVGSWSADDRLTAEFARYGDDATRGDDWTGGDGTHSVRLPDGRLLWLFSDTYLGQVYGPPNPFGEPHAWRDTTAPLVRNSAVLMRHGRLETTLPAPLFPDPGPNQWRWPVAARVEPRSPGSDEQVLRVLLWVRTSGQYPWIYGVPTATEVATLSLPDLRVESITKVLDEQRVKDPSRRVLFGTTLIEDGEWTYVFGGDDGQAASRSASSAYVARVPEGGLAEPGAWEYWDGSAWTTGARPRPVLGDGRRTGVGSAFSVVRQDGTYVLFTMAAGTKGLAAVTSYWACSPTGPWHGPEKDFTPPLPSGQVAAYNPQAHLELSGGGRLVLSYDVNWLETAAASAQLNRNVSLYRPRFVTLRLIPAR
- a CDS encoding sialidase family protein; translated protein: MIVRTAGGTLLVFAEGRVLSCGDSADDLFFTGSDAATSDTVLWLPMDQVSDSR
- a CDS encoding beta-ketoacyl-ACP synthase III, whose translation is MNGSRIAAVGHYQPAKVLTNEDLAGLVDTSDEWIRSRVGIRTRHIAGPDEPVDELASHAAAKALASAGLAPADIDLVLVATSTAVDRSPNMAARVAARLGIPSPAAMDVNVVCAGFTHALATADHTVRAGAATRALVIGADKMSAVTDWSDRTTCVLVGDGAGAAVVEGADVPGISPVLWGSVPEMGHAVRIEGEPARFAQEGQSVYRWATTKLPALARQACERAGLTPEDLAAVVLHQANLRIIEPLAAKIGAVNAVVARDVTESGNTSAASIPLAFSKLVEQGEISTGDPVLLFGFGGNLSYAGQVVRCP